The following coding sequences lie in one Apium graveolens cultivar Ventura chromosome 3, ASM990537v1, whole genome shotgun sequence genomic window:
- the LOC141712415 gene encoding putative 12-oxophytodienoate reductase 6 → MGEDEKLHVPLISYYPVQNGQLSAPSQVISQISSTDKPVSPSNDGVHYSPPRRLCTEEIPQIIDDFRLAAKHAMGAGLDGVEIHGADT, encoded by the exons ATGGGAGAGGACGAAAAGCTGCATGTTCCTCTCATTAGTTATTATCCCGTACAAAATGGGCAACTTTCAGCTCCCTCACAG GTTATCAGCCAAATCTCTAGTACAGACAAGCCTGTAAGCCCCAGTAATGATGGTGTACATTATTCACCTCCCCGACGACTGTGTACTGAGGAAATTCCTCAAATTATAGATGATTTTAGGCTTGCTGCAAAGCATGCCATGGGGGCTG GTCTCGACGGTGTTGAGATCCATGGTGCAGATACCTAA
- the LOC141714323 gene encoding uncharacterized protein LOC141714323 codes for MAQSLLNQNTSFTPVSTASNSVISYNDPYFLFSNDNSNSQLGHIVFYGNNYVNWSHGVMLALGAKNKLGFTDGTLVRPPHDLVDLQKWIRNDYMVTGWLLNSIEKSIAESFIFTPSARDLWLEIEERYGHSNAPQLYDFHKTLMSTSQNDDFIVNYYNKLKKVWDQLQVLGPTPNYSCGALLKCSCGFLKKIVEADQLNKLIQFVAGLNKTYDQAKINILSMDPLPTVNRVYHMLQQIER; via the coding sequence ATGGCTCAATCTTTATTAAATCAAAATACATCTTTTACACCTGTTTCGACTGCTTCTAATTCTGTAATTAGTTATAATGATCCGTATTTCTTGTTCTCAAATGATAATTCGAACTCACAACTCGGTCATATTGTATTTTATGGTAACAATTATGTGAATTGGAGTCACGGTGTTATGTTAGCTCTAGGAGCTAAGAACAAATTAGGTTTTACTGATGGAACCTTGGTACGACCTCCTCATGATTTAGTAGACTTGCAGAAATGGATACGTAATGATTATATGGTTACGGGATGGTTATTGAACTCTATTGAGAAATCTATTGCTGAGAGTTTTATTTTTACACCTTCTGCTAGAGATTTATGGCTTGAGATTGAAGAGAGGTACGGTCATTCTAATGCTCCTCAGTTGTATGATTTTCATAAAACATTAATGTCTACTTCTCAAAATGATGATTTTATAGTGAATTATTACAATAAGTTAAAGAAAGTGTGGGATCAGTTACAAGTTTTGGGACCAACACCTAATTATTCATGTGGAGCTCTGCTTAAGTGTTCTTGCGGATTCCTGAAGAAAATAGTTGAAGCAGATCAGTTGAATAAATTGATCCAGTTTGTTGCTGGTTTGAACAAAACTTATGATCAAGCTAAGATAAACATTCTTAGTATGGATCCCTTACCAACTGTGAATAGAGTTTATCACATGCTTCAGCAGATTGAGAGATAA